One part of the Rutidosis leptorrhynchoides isolate AG116_Rl617_1_P2 chromosome 1, CSIRO_AGI_Rlap_v1, whole genome shotgun sequence genome encodes these proteins:
- the LOC139886671 gene encoding chromatin modification-related protein EAF1 B-like isoform X5, translating into MLVVNAELDSMGGVGISSTPSLLQSSDLEKTQAELRQTFTAAEKFKREIEFLQKGGDPLDLKPENVASISFQSTSLTDRHPEQLTTSEAKGSFAITASPHGDSVESSGRLGAPSLCEPNSADNLMLLKESGENSVLEMPKKSYKRRIRSRPNRDSSRHVSREFKGLTHDADNQDLNFLLYSNSNPKSANASVTLKKSTSHLGTELDGGPGQQSTLGPVHGPCAAVLDANALQENHLNLPVKSNGQEPKSALMEPKSLGGIAEGHLTDVKNPTNGFENAQDMKSLPDPNKVLDAESSCTQTSQRFGDCNGNALRTNGSVEQNLECANSGAKDSDKILNVDQVYNEGGSALKQEEGLKGPESTKEVGSDAYTDLKTETKPSIVVGPDHCNNRPQGSNETRFHESTLSGRHFADGTEQNECPQDNLKLANKEREDSILEEARIIEAKRKKMVEISVRTFSLERRLKSQWDFVLEEMSWLANDFAQERLWKVTAAAQVSRSVAYASRLRFQQQSSLQKHKEVSHTLAEAVMQFWDMIQAKYKGPESNCLKKDYGVGVEGYAARFLEYNNFQVHWNATQAPGPVDSVSDPCITDCSWEENLTEENLFYYVPPGAVEAYRKAIDSHLLQFERTGSSMQEEVDTSGYDAAADNAFFEDDEGEASAYYMPGVLEGINSTKAAQKRRKNFKIYGPRSYEMGGDASYMQSVERATGTQPSLLNGKRSGSSINVSIPTKRVRTAPRQRIISPFNAGSSGQIQAPNRTDASSGDNISYQDEQSSLHGVSQIQNHMEAESMGDYEKQLQFDSMEVSNRPKKKKKGSTFENRWQFDSNFQIEQDHSRRRLDPHQFDSNGSSVASPMNNMSNQNKFMKLLVRDRIRKVKAPKQTPVGQLGSGSSWSLFEDQALVVLVHDMGPNWELISDAINSTLQFKCIFRKSKDCKERHKILMDRNTGDGADSADDSGSSQPYPSTLPGIPEGSARQLFQRLQGPMEEDTLKSHFEKIIVIGQKQHYRRMQNDNQDPKQLQQPHSSHAFALSQVCPNNLNNGGHVLTPLELCEAVASSPEVLSVGYQGPHPGGLPPLNHGPMPPVLPSSGSTSSAPSSSNSVHGTNLQSPSAPLNPSHRDGRYGIPRTGSSSTADDQQKIQRYNQMLSARNAQQPGLPRGPHSVTDQGGWMLPAGNGMGVIGGMNRNMKMPRPSSASMHSGPGQGNSMLRPRDPMHMIRPNHNVDQLVSQSGPTQGVPSFSGGPSSSFPNQIPQQPYARPISGQTSPRPHHFQGPTNHYAMRLAKERQLQQQRLLQQQQQQQQFSTSNPLMPHVQQPQESSLPISSPQNSTRSSTPPVPISSMGTPKHSASPHGVARNPQTSGNQIVKQPRPRPSNQFQQMPPQQRQQMPPQQQAKLMKTVRGNMMMNQNLPTDSSLPNGFSGGPSIPDKGLQSGHGNMSPSSPQAADKQSVHQSSLSQTPLQKTLSGQMQKPSHLADNKNNKNHALSVVTSSTSHQQHEPQVKHKISNKKQATTSKKLLVSQKVNTSDQSTSKQDESPMSLSNSSQPSKVVPMPHAPSDDENSTEIPDVPSAADSGNVGTQLSSPQTSRLGIEIEHSGPAMDQDTVHRQSSSDSLPKLTGHDTDVQWQQQQQQPPI; encoded by the exons ATGCTTGTAGTCAATGCTGAGCTCGATTCCATGGGAGGAGTTGGAATATCATCAACACCATCTCTGCTGCAATCATCAGATCTTGAGAAAACTCAAGCAGAACTTAG GCAAACATTCACTGCTGCTGAGAAGTTTAAAAGAGAAATAGAATTTTTGCAAAAA GGTGGAGATCCATTAGACTTGAAACCTGAAAATGTAGCCTCAATTAGCTTCCAGTCCACATCACTGACAGACCGGCATCCTGAACAGTTGACAACAAG TGAAGCAAAAGGTAGTTTTGCAATTACTGCTTCACCCCATGGAGATTCAGTTGAGAGTAGTGGTAGATTAGGGGCTCCTTCATTATGTGAACCAAACAGTGCTGATAATCTCATGCTACTAAAAGAATCAGGCGAAAATTCTGTCCTTGAAATGCCCAAAAAGTCGTATAAACGTAGGATTCGATCTCGACCCAATCGTGATTCATCCCGCCATGTTTCGAGAGAGTTTAAAGGATTGACACATGATGCAGACAATCAAGATCTGAACTTTTTGTTATACTCCAATTCCAACCCTAAAAGTGCTAATGCTAGTGTCACTTTAAAAAAATCTACTAGCCATTTAGGAACTGAGTTAGATGGTGGGCCAGGTCAACAGTCAACCCTTGGGCCTGTTCATGGTCCGTGTGCTGCTGTTTTAGATGCTAATGCTTTACAAGAAAATCACCTTAATCTTCCTGTAAAATCCAATGGTCAGGAGCCTAAATCGGCTTTAATGGAGCCTAAATCGTTAGGGGGTATAGCGGAGGGACATTTAACAGATGTTAAAAATCCAACCAACGGGTTTGAAAATGCACAAGACATGAAAAGTTTACCTGATCCCAATAAGGTATTGGACGCTGAGTCATCATGTACGCAAACCAGTCAACGGTTTGGTGATTGTAATGGAAATGCTTTGCGTACTAATGGGTCAGTGGAACAAAATTTGGAGTGTGCTAATTCAGGTGCAAAAGATAGCGATAAGATATTGAATGTTGATCAGGTTTACAATGAAGGTGGGTCCGCTTTGAAGCAGGAGGAAGGTCTTAAAGGACCTGAATCTACAAAAGAAGTTGGCTCAGATGCATACACTGATTTAAAAACAGAAACAAAACCCAGCATTGTTGTTGGACCCGATCATTGCAATAACAGACCTCAGGGTTCAAATGAGACCCGTTTTCACGAGTCCACATTGTCTGGTAGACATTTTGCTGATGGTACAGAGCAGAATGAATGCCCTCAGGACAATTTGAAATTGGCAAACAAAGAGCGTGAAGATTCAATTTTAGAAGAGGCTCGAATCATAGAG GCGAAGCGTAAGAAGATGGTTGAAATATCTGTCAGAACGTTCTCTCTGGAAAGACGATTAAAATCTCAATGGGATTTTGTCCTTGAGGAAATGTCTTGGCTGGCTAATGATTTTGCACAG GAGCGCCTTTGGAAGGTTACTGCAGCTGCTCAAGTATCGCGAAGTGTTGCGTATGCTTCTCGGTTAAGATTTCAACAGCAAAGTTCACTACAGAAGCATAAAGAAGTGTCTCATACTTTGGCAGAAGCTGTCATGCAGTTCTGGGACATGATACAG GCCAAATACAAGGGACCAGAGTCAAACTGCCTTAAAAAGGATTATGGAGTTGGGGTTGAGGGTTATGCAGCAAGGTTTTTGGAGTATAACAACTTTCAAGTTCATTGGAACGCAACTCAAGCACCTGGTCCTGTTGATAGTGTATCTGATCCATGCATCACGGACTGTTCATGGGAGGAAAATTTGACAGAA GAGAACCTTTTCTACTATGTACCACCTGGTGCAGTCGAGGCCTATAGAAAGGCTATCGATTCTCACTTGCTACAGTTTGAG AGAACTGGAAGTAGCATGCAAGAGGAAGTGGATACTTCTGGCTATGATGCTGCTGCAG ATAATGCATTTTTTGAAGATGATGAGGGAGAAGCAAGCGCATATTATATGCCAGGTGTTTTGGAAGGTATCAATTCGACAAAAGCTGCTCAAAAAAGAAGGAAAAACTTCAAAATATATGGTCCAAGATCATATGAGATGGGAGGTGATGCATCATACATGCAATCTGTTGAAAGGGCTACAGGAACTCAACCTTCGTTGTTGAATGGAAAACGATCAGGCAGCAGTATAAATGTTTCAATTCCAACAAAACGTGTGCGTACTGCACCCAGACAGAGGATTATAAGTCCGTTCAATGCAGGATCTTCGGGTCAAATACAGGCACCAAACAGAACAGATGCTTCAAGTGGTGATAACATATCTTATCAGGATGAGCAAAGTAGTTTACATGGCGTGTCTCAAATACAGAACCATATGGAAGCTGAATCAATGGGTGACTATGAAAAACAGTTACAGTTTGATTCCATGGAAGTATCAAATAGacctaaaaagaaaaagaaa GGGTCCACTTTCGAGAACAGATGGCAATTTGATTCAAATTTTCAAATTGAGCAG GATCACTCAAGACGGAGACTCGATCCACATCAATTCGACTCCAATGGAAGTAGTG TGGCTTCTCCTATGAATAATATGTCCAACCAAAATAAGTTCATGAAATTACTTGTGCGTGATCGCATTAGGAAGGTCAAAGCACCTAAG CAGACCCCTGTTGGGCAACTAGGTTCAGGAAGTTCTTGGTCGTTATTTGAAGACCAG GCCCTTGTCGTACTGGTACATGATATGGGTCCGAATTGGGAGCTTATAAGTGATGCCATTAACAGCACTTTGCAATTCAAG TGCATCTTCCGAAAATCCAAAGATTGCAAAGAACGGCACAAAATCTTAATGGATCGGAATACTGGTGATGGTGCTGACAGTGCTGATGATTCAGGGTCGTCTCAACCGTATCCATCTACTTTACCTGGCATTCCAGAG GGCAGTGCAAGGCAATTGTTTCAACGGTTGCAGGGACCAATGGAAGAGGATACACTCAAATCTCATTTTGAAAAAATTATTGTGATTGGACAGAAACAACATTACAGACGGATGCAG AATGATAATCAGGATCCAAAACAGTTGCAGCAGCCTCATAGTTCTCATGCATTTGCTCTTTCCCAAGTTTGCCCAAATAACCTTAATAATGGGGGCCATGTTCTTAC GCCTCTTGAACTATGTGAAGCAGTGGCATCCAGCCCTGAGGTTCTTTCTGTTGGCTATCAAGGTCCTCATCCTGGTGGCTTACCACCCCTAAACCATGGTCCTATGCCACCGGTGCTTCCCAGTTCTGGTTCAACCTCCTCAGCACCCAGTTCTTCCAATTCGGTTCATGGCACTAACCTTCAGTCTCCATCTGCACCACTTAATCCGTCTCATAG AGATGGAAGATATGGGATCCCGAGGACAGGGTCGTCATCAACAGCTGATGACCAACAAAAAATACAACGTTACAACCAAATGTTATCTGCAAGAAATGCTCAGCAGCCCGGTTTGCCACGTGGACCACATTCAGTAACTGATCAGGGTGGTTGGATGTTACCTGCTGGAAACGGTATGGGCGTTATCGGTGGGATGAACCGAAACATGAAGATGCCTAGACCAAGCTCTGCCAGTATGCACTCGGGGCCCGGTCAAGGAAACTCGATGCTGCGGCCACGCGATCCTATGCATATGATCAGG CCCAACCACAACGTCGACCAACTAGTCTCACAAAGTGGGCCTACTCAAGGTGTTCCTTCATTTTCTGGTGGACCAAGTTCATCGTTCCCTAATCAAATCCCCCAACAGCCGTACGCACGTCCAATTTCTGGCCAAACTTCACCACGTCCACATCATTTTCAGGGACCCACAAATCATTATGCAATGAGATTAGCTAAAGAGAGACAACTTCAGCAACAGCGGCTActgcaacaacagcagcagcagcagcaatttTCAACGTCCAATCCCTTGATGCCACATGTACAGCAACCACAAGAGTCATCACTTCCCATTTCGTCCCCACAAAATAGTACACGATCTTCTACTCCACCTGTGCCAATTTCATCTATGGGGACACCAAAACATTCTGCGTCACCTCATGGGGTTGCGAGGAACCCTCAAACGAGTGGCAACCAAATCGTAAAGCAGCCGAGACCACGTCCGTCAAATCAGTTTCAACAGATGCCACCTCAGCAACGGCAACAGATGCCACCTCAGCAGCAAGCTAAGCTTATGAAAACTGTTAGGGGAAATATGATGATGAATCAGAATCTTCCTACGGATTCGTCCCTACCGAATGGGTTTTCAGGGGGCCCATCTATCCCAGATAAAGGTCTGCAAAGTGGTCATGGAAACATGTCTCCTAGTTCACCTCAGGCTGCTGACAAGCAATCTGTACATCAATCTTCTTTATCTCAAACACCCCTGCAGAAGACGTTATCTGGTCAAATGCAAAAGCCTTCGCATTTGGCTGATAATAAGAACAATAAAAATCATGCTTTATCTGTAGTTACATCAAGTACCAGCCACCAACAACATGAACCGCAGGTGAAGCACAAGATATCGAATAAAAAACAAGCTACTACATCTAAAAAATTGTTGGTTAGTCAGAAAGTCAACACATCTGATCAGTCTACAAGCAAGCAAGATGAGTCACCCATGTCTCTTAGCAATTCCTCTCAGCCAAGTAAAGTTGTTCCGATGCCTCATGCACCTTCTGATGATGAAAATAGTACTGAAATACCTGATGTACCTTCGGCTGCTGATTCAGGTAATGTGGGAACACAGTTGAGTTCACCACAAACAAGCCGTTTAGGGATAGAGATTGAACATTCTGGACCAGCCATGGACCAAGATACGGTTCATAGGCAGTCTTCATCAGATAGCTTGCCTAAGCTTACCGGGCACGACACAGATGTACaatggcagcagcagcagcagcaacctcCTATATAA